In one window of Streptomyces sp. FXJ1.172 DNA:
- a CDS encoding IS630 family transposase (programmed frameshift) produces MRYPQGGGLTPERQAFRERIRLEAAERFAAGASNAEVAKDLRVSVRSVQRWRRAWHDVGTEGLRSAGPVSRPKLSEALVTMLEQELAKGPVAHGWPDQTWTLARIKTLIGRRFHKGMTLSAIARMLHRHGFSHQVPARRATERDEEAVAGWVKETWPQVEGPWRRSTPGCASKTKPGFSMTPPTARTWARRGRTPLTRVRGRSQRRFSIAALACYKQGERSRLIYRPKRHVDHKRGGRRSFTWTDYRDLLIAAHQQLGAPIVLVWDNLNVHKDRRLREFIHTRDWITCYFLPAYAPDLNPVEGIWSLLRRSSQVNIAFTDPDHLISTLRRGLRQIQYRSNLIDGCLAGTGLTLTTSRQQRQ; encoded by the exons GTGAGATATCCGCAGGGTGGTGGGCTGACGCCTGAACGGCAGGCGTTTCGCGAGCGGATCCGGCTGGAGGCTGCGGAGCGGTTCGCTGCGGGTGCCTCCAACGCCGAGGTCGCCAAGGACTTACGGGTGAGTGTGCGCTCGGTGCAGCGCTGGCGCCGAGCCTGGCACGACGTCGGGACCGAGGGGCTGCGCTCTGCCGGGCCCGTGTCACGGCCCAAGCTGAGTGAAGCCCTGGTCACCATGCTCGAGCAGGAGCTCGCCAAGGGGCCGGTCGCACACGGTTGGCCGGACCAGACGTGGACGCTGGCGCGGATCAAGACGCTGATCGGGCGCCGCTTCCACAAGGGCATGACGCTGTCGGCGATCGCGCGGATGCTGCACCGGCACGGCTTCAGCCACCAGGTCCCGGCCCGCCGGGCCACCGAGCGCGACGAGGAGGCCGTGGCGGGCTGGGTGAAGGAGACCTGGCCGCAGGTGGAAGGTCCGTGGCGGCGCTCGACGCCTGGCTGTGCTTCGAAGACGAAGC CCGGCTTCTCGATGACGCCGCCCACCGCACGGACCTGGGCCCGGCGCGGACGCACACCCCTCACCCGGGTGAGGGGACGCTCCCAGCGCCGCTTCTCCATCGCTGCTCTGGCCTGCTACAAGCAGGGTGAACGCTCACGGCTGATCTACCGGCCCAAGCGGCATGTCGATCACAAGCGGGGCGGCAGACGCAGTTTCACCTGGACCGACTACCGCGACCTGCTCATCGCCGCACACCAGCAGCTCGGCGCACCCATTGTGCTCGTGTGGGACAACCTCAACGTCCACAAGGACCGCCGACTGCGGGAGTTCATCCACACCCGCGACTGGATCACCTGCTATTTCCTGCCGGCCTACGCACCGGACCTCAACCCTGTCGAGGGCATCTGGTCACTGCTGCGGCGCAGCAGCCAGGTGAACATCGCCTTCACCGACCCCGACCACCTCATCAGCACGCTCCGACGTGGTCTCCGCCAGATCCAGTACCGCAGCAACCTCATCGATGGATGTCTCGCCGGAACCGGACTCACGTTGACGACATCACGACAACAACGTCAGTAA
- a CDS encoding dihydrofolate reductase family protein — MGQIAVFENITLDGVMQDPIGEESVSAFDWRNNLSAAANEEWIQRIVHDTRGVQALLFGRRTYEFFAPRYADGTTPVAELTRSIPKYVLSSTLTDPSWTNTTVLNGSAATEVAKLKANVDGTIMIWASSLLVRELVEHDLIDELRLVVFPLVIGQGTHLFSDTADAKHWHLAATDTIEDLVYLTYRR; from the coding sequence ATGGGACAGATCGCCGTCTTCGAAAACATCACTCTCGACGGTGTCATGCAGGACCCGATCGGCGAAGAGAGCGTCAGCGCCTTCGACTGGCGCAACAACCTGTCGGCGGCCGCCAACGAAGAATGGATCCAACGCATCGTCCACGACACGCGTGGCGTGCAGGCATTGCTGTTCGGCCGCCGCACCTACGAATTCTTTGCCCCCCGCTACGCCGACGGCACCACCCCCGTCGCGGAACTCACCAGGAGCATCCCGAAGTACGTCCTGTCCAGCACATTGACCGACCCGTCCTGGACCAACACCACCGTGCTGAACGGTAGCGCCGCCACCGAAGTGGCCAAGCTCAAGGCCAACGTCGACGGAACGATCATGATCTGGGCCAGCTCCCTGCTGGTGCGTGAACTGGTCGAGCACGACCTGATCGACGAGCTTCGCCTGGTCGTCTTTCCGCTGGTAATCGGCCAAGGTACCCACCTCTTCAGCGACACCGCCGACGCCAAACACTGGCACCTCGCTGCAACCGACACCATCGAAGACCTCGTCTATCTCACCTATCGGCGTTGA
- a CDS encoding sigma-70 family RNA polymerase sigma factor encodes MTAELIARCRAGDADAFRELVEPFRRELLVHCYRFLGSMHDAEDALQETLFDAWRGLSAFEARSAVRTWLYRVATNRCLKVLRAASRRPRMAIPGTSAAGLELPEPSAHGEVVWLEPYPDMLLDGVPDSAPGPEARYESKQAISLAFVTAVQLLPPRQRAVLILRDVLGYRAAEVAEFLVTTEESVTSALKRARAGVRAQTSRFGATQPPPPPDSPCERQLVDGLTRAFESGDVDGVVALLADDVRLTMPPLPVEYLGREAVARLLAAVFHRITSYRLVATRANSQPAFGVYLLDRQTVTWRATGLLVLTLAAERISAVTRFENSHLPRFGLPRTLPSDHY; translated from the coding sequence GTGACCGCAGAGCTGATCGCCCGGTGCCGGGCCGGCGACGCCGACGCGTTTCGCGAACTCGTTGAACCGTTCCGCCGGGAGCTGCTGGTGCACTGCTACCGGTTCCTCGGTTCGATGCACGACGCCGAGGACGCCCTGCAGGAGACGTTGTTCGACGCCTGGCGGGGGCTCAGCGCGTTCGAGGCGCGGTCGGCGGTACGAACCTGGCTTTACCGCGTCGCGACGAACCGCTGCCTCAAGGTGTTGCGGGCCGCCAGCAGGAGGCCGCGAATGGCGATCCCCGGTACCAGCGCAGCTGGGTTGGAGCTGCCCGAGCCGTCTGCCCACGGCGAGGTGGTCTGGCTCGAGCCCTATCCCGACATGCTGCTCGACGGGGTTCCCGACAGCGCGCCCGGACCCGAGGCGCGCTACGAATCGAAACAGGCGATATCGCTGGCGTTCGTGACCGCCGTCCAGCTGCTGCCACCGCGTCAGCGCGCCGTGCTCATCCTGCGGGACGTACTCGGCTACCGTGCCGCCGAGGTCGCCGAATTCCTTGTCACCACTGAAGAATCCGTCACCAGTGCCCTCAAACGGGCCCGCGCCGGCGTCCGAGCACAGACGTCCCGATTCGGCGCCACGCAACCACCACCTCCGCCCGACTCGCCATGTGAGCGGCAGCTCGTTGACGGCCTCACCCGGGCCTTCGAATCCGGCGACGTCGACGGCGTGGTCGCGCTACTCGCCGACGACGTCCGCCTCACGATGCCGCCGCTGCCGGTCGAATACCTCGGCCGCGAAGCGGTCGCCCGTCTACTGGCCGCCGTCTTCCACCGGATCACCAGTTACCGCCTGGTCGCGACCCGGGCCAACAGTCAGCCGGCCTTCGGCGTTTACCTGCTGGACCGCCAGACGGTCACTTGGCGCGCCACCGGCTTGCTGGTCCTCACCCTCGCGGCAGAGCGCATCTCCGCAGTGACCCGCTTCGAAAACAGCCACCTACCCCGCTTCGGCCTACCCCGCACCCTGCCATCCGACCACTACTGA
- a CDS encoding GNAT family N-acetyltransferase, which translates to MRVLAEVHQLDGYPVNWPDRPGEWLSRGPVLGSWVAEFAGRLIGHVSLSQGGEGDLAPMLWSERNGATRGMTAVVGRLFVAPQARGHGIGALLIGRAVEEARRRGLHPVLDVVASDTAAAALYERLGWKLMATVEQQWSPHQTVAILCYAAPS; encoded by the coding sequence GTGCGGGTCCTCGCGGAGGTCCATCAGCTTGACGGCTATCCGGTGAACTGGCCTGATCGGCCGGGCGAGTGGCTGTCACGCGGTCCCGTGCTGGGCTCCTGGGTTGCCGAGTTCGCAGGCCGCCTGATTGGGCATGTCAGTTTGTCGCAAGGCGGCGAAGGTGATCTGGCCCCGATGTTGTGGAGTGAGCGGAACGGGGCGACGCGGGGTATGACCGCCGTGGTCGGCAGACTGTTCGTTGCCCCGCAGGCGAGGGGACATGGGATCGGTGCGCTGCTGATCGGCCGAGCAGTGGAGGAAGCGCGGCGTCGTGGCCTGCATCCGGTGCTCGACGTCGTCGCATCCGATACTGCCGCGGCAGCCCTGTATGAGCGGCTGGGCTGGAAGCTGATGGCTACAGTCGAGCAGCAGTGGAGCCCGCACCAGACTGTGGCCATCCTCTGTTACGCAGCGCCATCGTGA
- a CDS encoding M48 family metalloprotease: MTWCAFLRPDGPVRRDGPLDQDNEFMIGQMQRVEDRVHEFIRESDLEHVSLAVTGGRIGLWHQAASTRSGRSGHVALGYFWLWPDRSTALPYTLEHELAHLRQNDARTHLGITTFRAALLVLCAGLLTLAHAVLALAVFAAVGIGYQWWVELACDRDAARYCGRHVAVTSWKQDLADSHEIPLPRRVLGAFLALRSHPPTALRLWWARHVPYQSA; this comes from the coding sequence ATGACCTGGTGCGCCTTCCTGCGCCCTGATGGGCCGGTGCGGCGGGACGGCCCGCTCGACCAGGACAACGAGTTCATGATCGGGCAGATGCAGCGGGTCGAAGACCGCGTCCACGAGTTCATCCGCGAATCGGACCTGGAGCACGTCTCGCTGGCTGTGACCGGCGGCCGGATCGGCCTGTGGCACCAAGCAGCCTCGACCCGCTCAGGACGCAGCGGGCACGTGGCCCTCGGGTACTTCTGGCTGTGGCCCGACCGCAGCACCGCTCTGCCCTACACCTTGGAACACGAACTCGCCCATCTGCGCCAGAATGACGCGCGGACTCACCTGGGCATCACGACGTTCCGCGCGGCCCTGCTCGTACTGTGCGCCGGGCTCCTCACGCTCGCTCACGCTGTCCTCGCCCTGGCCGTCTTCGCCGCGGTCGGCATCGGCTACCAATGGTGGGTTGAGCTGGCCTGTGATCGCGACGCCGCACGGTACTGCGGCCGCCATGTCGCGGTCACTTCCTGGAAGCAAGATCTGGCCGACAGTCACGAGATCCCTCTGCCCCGACGAGTCTTGGGTGCTTTCCTGGCGCTACGGAGCCATCCGCCGACGGCGCTGCGCCTGTGGTGGGCCCGCCACGTCCCGTACCAAAGCGCCTGA